A genome region from Microplitis mediator isolate UGA2020A chromosome 4, iyMicMedi2.1, whole genome shotgun sequence includes the following:
- the LOC130666367 gene encoding fibroblast growth factor 1-like — protein sequence MSLRWIQENKEAPTCDEESSDIDDSATDDSYDTDSSSDKNDNENSVNQPRKKRNTTRHPTTTVTFDENGKPVYETNQLDKSSTGSSGCILWDPRNSVDNPAYRCQLIKFFCRTGYHLTVSPAGFVRGQTNIYDQIALFNVTSVSFGVIRIQNPETGHYLAFNKKGHLYGELKQNKDNTEWEQWSIGNYEAFRSRKYAKESWWIGIKKNGRPKSGPKTAWGQKAIQFTVIGYN from the exons ATGAGTTTGCGGTGGATCCAAGAAAATAAGGAAGCGCCAACATGCGACGAGGAATCAAGTGATATTGATGACAGCGCAACTGATGACAGTTACGACACCGACTCGTCTTCAGATAAAAATGATAACGAGAATTCAGTCAATCAACCGAGGAAGAAACGTAATACAACTCGGCATCCAACCACAACGGTGACCTTTGATGAGAACGG AAAGCCTGTTTATGAAACCAATCAACTGGATAAATCATCAACTGGATCATCGGGCTGCATACTCTGGGATCCACGCAATTCCGTCGATAATCCGGCTTACAGATGCCAGCTAATTAAATTCTTCTGTCGTACTGGCTACCATTTGACTGTTTCTCCAGCGGGTTTCGTTCGCGGGCAAACAAACATTTATGACCAAATCG CGTTATTTAATGTTACCTCGGTATCGTTTGGGGTAATACGGATACAGAATCCGGAAACTGGGCACTACTTGgcgtttaataaaaaaggtCACCTTTATGGAGAG ttgaaacaaaataaagaCAATACTGAGTGGGAACAATGGAGTATTGGAAATTATGAGGCCTTCAGATCACGTAAATACGCAAAGGAAAGCTGGTGGAttggaataaaaaagaatGGACGTCCTAAATCAGGACCGAAAACCGCCTGGGGACAGAAAGCTATCCAGTTTACCGTAATAGGatacaattaa